A window of Synchiropus splendidus isolate RoL2022-P1 chromosome 9, RoL_Sspl_1.0, whole genome shotgun sequence contains these coding sequences:
- the rtkn2 gene encoding rhotekin-2 — MEDQRDFQTSKRNQRPFISAGSAVAMEIKRKKIRESVLFMQTENTNLQEKLDFEVRMREGAYKLLLACSKREQVLNASKNLLTCNARIKAYVAQLQRKKHEQELLSTEGRFTEERVPCRGTIALSGLRFPLMWKDLDHFNNRGSSRRVAVFGLMQIGSEVFDTEMVVVDRTVTDICFEGVTIFKDIVPKFELKVELWSCALEEELTLVNTPKKLAKKLRNSLGKSAGRKLCPLLDAPDPDAFLQHNPIPNGAKYSLLAYTTLGLPEAEGSFQSHSLVVLQDASWSSWLPLYGNLCCRLVAQPSCMTQTLKSGYLNQQETIGGLKRCCSLYAVLSGGFLSCYFTPEEIDAKVAPSLSIPINKDTRLRVMEKESGARKSRSLSIINPSVEGTETMVFTADSWEELEDWLDALHQHLFDQSQWLHCCHQLMKIEVASPRKPSLFLTKQADSVYNDLSINSPGKFESITDIIHDKIEQTDGRYLIGRDETQQKADWSALFDGCQSMVVHKSILSPGKTSTPCPSPGHNGSSTPSSGKKRRAPPPPSDRQPYTPPTRPARPPLPTSLQPPLSTQEKENGTRPAARSKTGRPSLDAKFSAIIQQLQRNQVGGAGAVGRKNAPLGVLEVQPQNQPLLDPPESDHGFVRAGYGPAPKSKMRKSFRERMNLKAL, encoded by the exons ATGGAGGACCAGCGGGATTTTCAAACTTCCAAGCGAAACCAAAGGCCGTTCATTTCGGCCGGATCCGCCGTGGCGATGgaaattaaaagaaagaaaataagagaGAGTGTCTTATTCATGCAAACAGAG AACACCAACCTACAAGAGAAGCTGGACTTTGAGGTGCGAATGCGTGAAGGTGCCTACAAGCTGCTTCTGGCCTGCAGCAAGAGAGAACAAGTCCTGAACGCCTCCAAGAACCTGCTGACCTGCAATGCCAGGATCAAGGCCTATGTCGCCCAGCTGCAGAGGAAGAAACACGAGCAGGAGCTGTTGAGCACAGAGGGGAG ATTTACAGAGGAGAGAGTGCCCTGCCGTGGAACTATCGCACTGTCTG GTCTGCGCTTTCCTCTGATGTGGAAGGATTTGGATCACTTCAACAACAGAGGCA GCTCTCGTCGGGTGGCAGTCTTCGGTCTGATGCAGATTGGCTCCGAAGTGTTTGACACAGAGATGGTGGTTGTGGACCGAACCGTCACTGACATCTGCTTTGAAGGAGTTACCATCTT CAAGGATATAGTTCCCAAGTTTGAGCTGAAGGTGGAGCTGTGGAGTTGTGCGCTGGAAGAAGAGCTGACGTTAGTGAACACGCCCAAAAAACTGGCCAAGAAGCTCCGAAACTCTCTAGGAAAATCAGCAGGGAGGAAACTCTGCCCTCTTCTGGACGCTCCAGACCCTGACGCCTTCCTGCAGCACAACCCCATACCAAA CGGGGCCAAGTACAGCCTGTTGGCCTACACCACCTTGGGCCTGCCTGAAGCAGAAGGCAGCTTCCAGTCTCACTCCCTCGTCGTCCTGCAGGATG CAAGCTGGTCATCCTGGCTTCCTCTTTATGGGAACCTCTGCTGCCGGTTAGTGGCCCAACCGTCCTGCATGACGCAAACTCTGAAGTCCGGCTACCTGAACCAGCAG GAAACCATTGGGGGACTGAAGCGCTGCTGCAGCCTGTACGCCGTGCTGAGCGGCGGGTTTCTGTCCTGTTACTTCACACCTGAAGAAATCGACGCCAAAGTGGCGCCGTCGCTGAGCATCCCCATCAACAAG GACACTCGGCTCCGTGTGATGGAGAAAGAGTCAGGGGCCCGCAAATCCAGGAGCCTGTCGATCATCAACCCATCAGTGGAGGGAACTGAGACGATGGTCTTCACAGCAGACTcctgggaggagctggaggactggCTGGACGCGCTGCACCAGCACCTCTTCGACCAGA GCCAGTGGCTGCACTGTTGCCACCAGCTAATGAAGATCGAGGTCGCGTCGCCACGGAAACCATCGCTCTTCCTCACCAAGCAAGCCGACTCTGTTTACAACGACCTGA GTATAAACTCACCAGGCAAGTTTGAGAGCATCACCGACATCATCCACGACAAGATCGAGCAGACGGACGGCCGCTACCTGATCGGCCGCGATGAGACCCAGCAGAAGGCTGACTGGTCGGCTCTGTTTGACGGCTGTCAGTCCATGGTGGTCCACAAGAGCATCCTGTCCCCCGGTAAGACCTCCACTCCCTGCCCAAGCCCGGGCCACAACGGCAGCTCCACCCCCAGCAGTGGCAAAAAACGCCGGGCCCCCCCGCCTCCCTCTGACAGGCAGCCTTACACCCCGCCCACTCGCCCTGCCAGACCCCCCCTCCCCACATCCCTGCAGCCGCCTCTGTCGACCCAAGAGAAGGAGAACGGCACACGTCCTGCTGCGAGGTCCAAAACGGGTCGGCCCTCTCTGGATGCCAAATTCTCCGCCAtcatccagcagctgcagaggaaccaGGTGGGGGGTGCCGGGGCCGTCGGGAGGAAGAACGCTCCGCTCGGGGTTCTGGAGGTCCAGCCTCAGAATCAGCCCCTGCTTGACCCCCCTGAATCAGATCACGGCTTTGTGCGGGCCGGGTATGGTCCAGCACCGAAGAGCAAAATGAGGAAGTCTTTCAGGGAGAGGATGAACCTGAAAGCTCTGTGA